GACATTCATTCcgtttttccttttgttttggaTATCTTCGCTTGGGAACTGATCACGTTACATGCATGTAAATGTTTGATTGATTGTTCGGTCTACACATCCCAAAACACAAAGGGACCCATTCAGTATCTAGAAATTATgtataatgaaaaaaattaatgttaggaagactaaatttgtagattaaatttgcaaatcaaatgatttcACTAATACAAAAATGAACATATTTATCAACGCTtaggtaataattcaattattaattttcatattatttaCTTTACAAATTTGTTTTTACGAATTCAGTCCCCACTCGCATTACCCATAATGAAAGGATATCTATACGAGTGGGATACCTGCGGAAGTATCCTCGAGACGCTCGAACTCCGACGAGCTCGAATCGCGATGATATCATCCAAAACTCAATGCAATTTCTTCTGGAAATTCATCAAAGTCGTCAAACTTGACGAAGATAACTTCTGATTGGACGACTAATTAATCGTCTGAGGTCTGCAATCACGACATACGACGATGAAATAAATCTCAAAACTTCCAATCGTGGGTTCACGACTGCGGGTCGGTGTTCGAAGTTTAAAACCTTTCGAGATTCATCTGGAATCTCTTGTTTCTATCACGGAAACCTCCCCTGGAAGACGAAGGACGATTTCGGTTCATCGAAGAAGATCACAGGAATACGGAGGTCGGTAAGGCTGTGAGAATCTAAGGTTAGGGACGACGCAGAACGACGTCATTTCGATCGAATGGTGTCAGGGGTTTGGTGGCTCAGCTCATGGAGCACATTGACATTGGGGTAGTGCAGGGCGGCTCGACTTGGCGCAACTTCAAGTCGCAGCTTACACGATTCGAGGGTTAATATATTTTATTGAAGGATAGAGAATGTGCGATATGGAGGGATGAAGAAGGGCTTGAAGAATTGTGTGTGTGATATTCTTCATGCTTAGTGCATTTATGTATTGTAAACTGGATAAGATTTCTTATCTTACAAATAATATAATCATAAAAGAATAAGATATTCTAGtatttttgtttgtaccatacttagcgcttccgtatttagatctcgtataaatactcgggggactcaaatgtaattatgtaattaaTGAAgggggaaaatatgtaataagtgaggagcccttattctataaaagggcatcctcaccctcacaaacaaAAAGCCTCTCATCCCCTAAAGAGCtatctcaccctcagaagctctctctccctcacaatcctctcacaaacagagaaatacaatatcagtgtggacgtagcccaaacattggggtgaaccacgatacatcttgtgttatttactttcttgcagattcacggtcggatttacgttgttccaagaccccttcgattttgtgcatcaacatttggtgccgtctatgggaatcgatacgaaaagttgtgtcggttctctttcattttttcacctccgccgtgaaactgcaaaatcacaaaaacccaagaaaccagtctcatctctccctttctctctcactcCCTCCACTACCAAACAACCAAACAACCAAACatacaaagaagaaagaaactttCTTGCTTTCCCATTTCATTCCCTTTCTCTTTCACTGCTAGATCCGCTCCTTTGTGTGTTTCTGGTGAGAAATTGGTTGTGGGGTCCATGAAGATTTCTGGGTCGTCGTGGGTTTCCGCTCCAATGGCGTTTCTGCGACGATCAGATTGTTTCTTTGTGATATATGTTGGTTTTTGCAACTGGGTATTTGCTCTAAAGTTTGAAGCTTTAATGGGTTCTGTGATACGATGCAATCAAATGGGTCGGAAACATTGACCCCGACAACCCAACGGCTGCAGTCTTTGTTAGCCGCCGATACCAGAGGGAAGCACATGATACATGCCGAGCTGAAGTGGCTcgagcccagaaggcagaaaccAAAGAACCATCACACACCTTCAAACCCCACGCCCACAGTTCTTCTGTTTCTACGAGTAGTGATCGGAGGCTGAGCGCTCTGGTACGACACCTCGCTGCCAAAGAAGATCAATCGTCATCCGCCGTGGATGCTCACAACAACTCCATCTCTGCCTCGCTAGCTTCCGCCCACGCCAATTCCATCTTCGCTCACGTCTTTCGCGCTCCCGATGATCCAATCCTTGGGCTTTCTGGAAAGTGGTTTGAAATTCAGGGTTTTAAACGTCAGCTCAATCTACGCACAAGGATAGCAGCGATGGAATTTCACCTTCACTCATGCTTCAAAATAACTAATTTGAATCTGGAAGCTTCCAAAAGCTGAGCGCGGGAAGAAGAAGGCTGAGGTTGGTCGGACGTCCCAGAtctcaaaaacccagaaaaccacACCAACTCAACACTCCATCCCACGACTTCCCAGATCTCAGGACTCTCAGGGACTCTCTGGAGGAAGATAAGGACCCTCGGACCCGCTGTTTGCCGAAGCCGATCGAGCTACCGTTTCTATTGTCTCTCATCGAATTCAATCGAACAGAGAGAGTTTGAGCGGTTGGGGGTAGATCCACTATCCAAGCCCAGATCTTTCTTTGCGACGGCGCCGGTTCAAGGGGAGGAGAATGGTGGGTCGCCGGGTAGGGTTCAATCGTTGGATGATCTGGCAGGTACAGTCAATGAGGTTGGGTCGGACGGGAGAGTCCCCTTGGTGGCTTCGTGGTCCCCCACACAAGTTGGGGATACTGGGAATAGCGCGGAGGATTGTTTGTGCTCATTCGTCAGCATTTGCAAGTGGATTTACAGTCACTGCTCACCCATGCTGTAAACCTGCCAAGCAAAAAGCAAAAGtggaataaaagaaagaagaaagagctGGAGAGTAACGTGCAATCCGCTGTCAAGTGGGCTTGCTGGATAAAGGAGcagaatagaaaaagaaaaagatcatgaTGTTGTTGAGAAAATgtttcagaaaaagaaaaagaggaagagtgggaaacaaaagcagaaaagcagaaagaaaagcggaaagcaaaagcagaaagcaaaataagataaaaagaagcagacataattacgatggtgatggcatgcaaaaaagggaattatgggtgtgacccattgagcagagagttggatttatttttgaatgatgtaatttatttttcttatctttcggaaagatctgtataaccccatcagagggtaatcataaaaaaaaaaaaagtatgtccagtactccaaatttattcggcaccctgccgctattatcaccaaccaggtgatcaaaagtacgcccagtactccaaaattattcggcagcctgtcgctattatcaccaaccaggcgatcaaaagtacgtccagtactccaaaactatacatgagcatcactcatgtcaatcatacataaacattcatgagcatcactcatgtcaatcatacataaacattcatgaccatcattcatgtcaacattcatgaccattactcatgtcaacattcatgagcatcactcatgtcaaacaacataaacattcatgagcatcactcatgtcaatcagcttcgaaagcttcatttacagagctccggCTTCAAGAGCTCcagtttcaaaagcttcatttacaaaagctccagcttcaaagcttcacttgcaaagctttacctacaaagcttcagtgcagggtatacaaataccgcctccaaacaacagccacttcggcccatacatggattgaatttcaagtctccaaccaacaaCCTCTattaactgaagacttgggggactgcACTATGTACcaatatattgggcttccgtaactgggcctcatgaaaaatacttgggggacttagcccattatttatgtattgaggagcgagcccttattctatgaaagggactccctcactttcattagagaacacccattattcatgtactaaggagcgagcccttattttataaaagggactccctcaccacattagagagcatcgccgcctgctgagcaaccacctcgtcGCGAgtatcactcctaacccatcacttatgtattaaggagcgagcccttattctataaaagggactccctcaccatcattagagagcattgccgccagctgagcaaccgcctcgccgcgagtatcactcataacccatcacttatgtattgaggagcgatcccttattttataaaagggactccctcaccatcattagagagcatcgccgcctactgagcaaccgcctcgccgcgagcatcaactctagcccatcatttatgtattgaggagcgagcccttattctataaaagggactccctcacctccaacgccacaagccgagccaaccaaggcaacataagccacaagcagagcagcctcgcaacatgtgctacttctagttgagcatcatttcagattgggcaccgcctcatatcgagtatcaattctagacgacatctagttacttcggcccacacatggactgaatttcaagtctccagccaaaagactctcttgactgaagacttgggggactactgtttgtaccatacttagggcctccgtatttagatctcttataaatactcgggggactcaaatgtaattatgtaataaatgaaggggcaaatatgtaataagtgaggagcccttattctataaaagggcctcctcaccctcacaaacaaAAAGCCTCTAATCCCCTAaagagctctctcaccctcagaagctctctctccctcacaaccctctcacaaacagagaaatacaatatcagtgtggacgtagcccaaacattggggtgaaccacgatacatcttgtgttctttactttcttgcagattcacggtcggatttacgttgttccaagacccctccggttttgtgcatcaacaattttaAATACAATCTACTAGTAATTTACACAACCACACATATACTATAATATCATAATATTACAACAATTAAATGTTTTTCAtcaaaatttttgttttcttaagcctcattaaaacaaaaaattttaattaaataataaataataaaaactccCATGCGCGGCAAGAGGCTAgtttgaataataataataatcatgcTTCTGCCTTATTTTCCCTAATTCATCAGGCTATGTGGACGTCACCTGTTACTTTCTTTAGCGGTTTTTATTACCTAATTATCCAACACAAATTATTCCAAGATACATCCCATTTTCTCTCTCAATcaagaataataatccaaaaGGCGACCTTGTTGCACAACTAGAACGGATGTACTTGCTGTAAGGTTTGAAGATACCAATGCATCTCCAAGAAATCCAAGGTCATTGGAGTCGATGCCATCGAGTAACGTCGTGGTGACCTCTGATACATTTCCATGCCTTCTTCCTACTATGTACATATCATACTCACCTTCCATTGAGCTTATTAGTGAGAGAATTTGTTCCCACCTAGTCACCGATTTCTCTAAAAGTTTTACGGAGGCATCATTCATTGACATCAGCCTAAACTCATCCAAGTACAACTCATCCAGTTTTTTTTCCCTCCCAGTGCTTGCCATTGCCTTCAGAATTCCACCAGTACCATCTTCATCGTCATCGTcttcgtcatcatcatcaccatgaTCATCCTCAGAGCACAAGTTTGATGCATTTTTACTCATGATGTTAAACGATATGACTGTTAGGCTAGTCCTAGGATGTCCAGCCATGCGACCCGCATACGCTAATGCCTCACGGTCATctacccctccaaagaagagcaTGGAATAGCAGCATCGACGGTAAGAGTCGTTGGATGCACCGAGGCCTCGATCCACAAAAACACCCACAGAGCACCGAGCATTTGCGATCAAGTTGTTGTTGAGGCTCTTTAGATGTGAGTTGTTTGCATCTGGTGCCACTCCTCCAACCAATGTGGTGGATTTATTGTGGAACGGGATGATTATTATGGCGACGCGATTCTCCTCAGCCAGGTTGCATATATCCTGGTGCATCGTGGAGTATTGAGACACCGCCGTGAGTGTTTGCATCGTGACACATTCTCTTTGTTGGGCATATGCTTCAAAAGCATTTGAGGGGGACGAGTTGTCGGGAGAATATACATCATTGGTCTTACAAGCATCGTGCACTACCAACATCGCCGAAGTATGCCCCGTTAGTTCCACAAGGTGGACAGCAAGAACATGAAGAGGGGATTTATTGGTTGGATTAGAAGCCTCGAGGAGGTTGATAATGCCTGGCACATTGCGTGAGTTGTGAGCACATGCAAGGATTCGAAGCTCGTTGTTAGATCCTACGCTTACTACATTTCTCTCTTTGTATTGCACGAAAGGCCTAGCACTAGACTTGTAAAAAATTGCTAGAAGCGGACCAACTACAAATGTCATTACCCAAATTGCCAGCACCATTACTCCGAAGGTTTGTTTGTTCAACGCCTAGACATATAcatgtatatacgacatattaTTTGTCATTCTTTCATGAATTATTCAAAGGCATTACGCATGCATAAAGTCATATGTTACGTACCTTTACTTCCCGACCGGTGTTGAGTATAATAAGTGTCAATAAGCCTTTGGTGTTCATGAGCACTCCAAGAGCCAAACTATCCCGAAATGACATTTTGTTTACTAAGCCGGCAACCAAAGTGCTCAGTGTCTTAGCTGCAAAAGCTAAGATGATAACCCCCCCTACACGATATATGTCCGTCCCAGTTTTTTTCTCCGATGGATAAACGGAACTGAGAATATCCACATAGTTGATTCTACTCCCATTGATACAGAAGTAGAGAGGCAACAGAATCCCAGGCACAAAACTTCCCACCTTCTTTTTAAGATTGTTTGAAAACTCTCCTCTAGGCATGATAGCTCCAAGGATAAAAGACCCTACGATAGAATGAGACCCACATGCATCGGTAATGTACCCACAAAGCACCACCCCGGCTAGAACAAAGCATTCAAGTTGACCGTAGTCGCCATCGTCTTGTACTTTGTCACGAATTCGGTCAACAATCCGTGACAGAAGAGGACGTACGATAAAAATGCATAGCCCTATAAAAAGCAAGGTGAGTCCCACCGAAATTGTCTGGAAGTTGTTGACTATGGCCATTACGAGCAAAAGAAGAAACCAGGAGCATAAGTCGGAGATAACAGAGGCAGATAACGCAAGTCCTCCGACAGCAGAGTAGAGAAGTTTGAGGTCTGTGAGGATTCGGGCAAGGTCTGGGAAGTTGGTGGTGGCAAGAGCAACGCCCCAGAACCACGGGCCGTTCACAGTGGGAAGTTTTTGTCCATCCTTGCCTTTTGTTTCTTCGACAAAATCTTTGAGGAGCACATATCGACATAAGGCCCAACCAACAAGGACGGAAAAGACAATGCCGGCGAGCGCAATGCTAAGAGCTTTCTTTCCAGCTCGTAACACTGGTTTTAAATCAAGCTCTAAACCCACCAGGAACATGTGGTAAACGAGGGCCAAGTTTCcgatggtctcgataatcttcACGGTACTGTAAGGAAATACGGCTGGTACAACTCTACCCCAAGTACTCGTACTCGACGACATTCCACCCTGAAAGTTTGTAACGTGTAAAATGGTGTATTTACTACTTACATATTTTCCTTAATAATAACAAGGGTGCTTTAGATTTTGGCCCTTACAACTCATTATTTCTAGATAAAAACTCATCTATCTTTAAAGATCCAGTTTAAgcctaaatttaaaatttgcaaATATATGGGAACACTATTGACCTattaatacaatttatttacacTCATGCCACTCATACTTTATGGTCCCTTTTATAAATTCCTAAATTTACGCCAAATTAAAAGTAGtagaaaaagtgaaataaaatgtaaaaaatatttgcattaACCGTATCCATGCCAAACTAGAAaagtaggttttttttttcgtgaTATATTTTGTAGCAATTTTACCCATATTAATTGGTAGGTAAATTAGTttgttccattttttttttaaatactacacctgtattatatattttgaatcaaataacattcctctaacttgtaggtaaattattttctatgtattgttatatatgttagacacgttttgttgttgtataaacaaTAGTGGAACATAATATTGTTGATTTTATACATCAATCTGCATTTCTTTTGttgtaggtatattattttCCATGTACAAGTACTTATGTTAGGCACGTTTTGTTGTTGGTACATACAATATTTTGTATCAttgtaaagaaaaatattacatTACACCCATAGTAtaattgttgtaggtaaattattggaaattaatttgtaGTTAGGTAATGAACATTTTGCATCATTAGAAATGAACATTTCAAATAgtaggtaggtaaattaatttgttctaattatataaaaaaattacactacacctagttatatttaatttttccaattattaaaaaaaattatactacaCCCAACCAAATAACATTTATctaacttgtaggtaaattattttccatgtattgTCAGATATGTTAAGCACGTTTTACTGTTGTATAAACATGGGTGTAACATAGTATTTATAATACTATGCATCGAACTACATTTCTTcttaatataggtaaattattttccatgtagTAGTACGTTTTGTTGTTGGTATAAACATTATTTTGCATCATTGTAAAAAAGAgatattatattacacccatggtataattgttgtaggtaaattaatgtgCATGTAGATAATGAAATACAATGttctaatatattaataaaaaaaggataaattcaAAAGTATTCAAGAGTagggtgaaaaaaaactgaatcgaatagttttatgaaaattcaaagcctttctaaaaaattaatatgcaataaatttttaacattaatgtctttttttttcttgttgcaaaatcatttactctctcttcacaattaattgtctacatcaaatatgtaataggggtattttaggcatgtgaaaaatgtaaaatgtgtgAAGTAATATGAaagattaatgaatttgcttatgtgAATCCTAGTAATTGGGTTTTCTTTGAGTAAAAAAGTTATGTAGGGTTTTATATGACGAAAATTGAGTTAGAAGGgctaaaatcatattttcagtAATATAAGACAgatgtaagaaaaatataaCAAGAGAGGAATAAGGAAGGATGGTACTGCTTACAAGAATCTCCGCAACAATGCGTGGTTGATGCAAGGGTTTTAAGGCGATCATAAAAATACGAGTGCTGAAGACGGCGATGCTCAGTCTTATAACAAGAACTGAAAGAGCTGACATAAAGGGGTTGTGTGCTCGCCATAGTCCTGTTGGGGATATCGTTTTATTGAAGCATACAACAATTAAATCTTTTGTGTTACTGGTTATCACAAAATCTTCCCCACCAACACTCCCAGTCAACTTAAAATAAGACATTATGTATAATATACTTCCCTAATCCTTCTGGTCTTTACCTAAGGAGAAACCCCATCTCAGAGAGAAACGGTGATATatctatatatgtatgtgtgtgtctgtgtgtgtgtgtgtacacaaTACAAACTTTCTTGCAAGTCGCAATGGCagggatggaggaaaggtaaggctcccaaagaaaacaaaacttttgGTGTAATATACGGCGTAAAATTGTTCGGTTATTTTGTAGTTTGTAGTCGTTTCTAGTATAGTTAATTTTTATTGGATCGTTTCTAGTATAGTTAAACATCATTGGTCATCCTGGCTCCTCTCTTCcatagttttctttctttgttttcttttttttcatttaactATAATTAGTAATGAGGTGTTCGTTGGTCTTATTCAGTACAACGGCTTCATATACCCAAGTAACCGAACTAACCATAAACGGTTCGATATATTTTTCTATGTTTTAATTAACTagaaaaacaaagaataaattgtagatatggtcccttaattttaactcaattggagcaatggtcccttgactaaaaatccattaccattggtccctcaactcatcaaaacgtacagctatggtccctcaactaaaaatccattacctttggtccctaaactttaattcaactagagaaatagtcccttaactttaacccaattgtagcaatggtccttccaacataactcgttttgacaaaaattttgacgtagttgacgaaaatgaccataattacacactttgatgagttgagggaccctaattgtaTAAatagtcattccaacataacttattttgacaaaatttggatgaaattgatgaaaaggactatagctacacattttgataagttaagggaccaatgacaatagatttttagttgagggaccattgctccaatttgcttaaagttgagggaccattgctccaatttactcaaaaacaaaataaaaaagtgttgatgcacaaaatcagcgaggactttggtacaacagaaagtgttaagtttgtgaccttcgctagattgctccggtcactagtgtggataagtatgtaaatggatagagacagggaagcaaacataagatgtacgtggttcacctagattggctacgtccacggagtagaggagttctcattaattgtgaagggttacataggttcaagctctcctttagtgagtactagtgaatgatttagtacaaatgacattaggaaatattgtgggagaatgatctccttttatagaagagtttctagctttgttctgacattgacacgtgtcgtattgtgattggcttatgatgttgacacgtgttgcgctgtgattgacttctgatgtcgacacgtgtcgcactatgattggcctcctggttggagggaaactcttctgggtcattgacagtataacgttgactggtgcttagtagtttcgggattggtcaag
This is a stretch of genomic DNA from Malus domestica chromosome 02, GDT2T_hap1. It encodes these proteins:
- the LOC103412049 gene encoding cation/H(+) antiporter 15-like, which produces MSSSTSTWGRVVPAVFPYSTVKIIETIGNLALVYHMFLVGLELDLKPVLRAGKKALSIALAGIVFSVLVGWALCRYVLLKDFVEETKGKDGQKLPTVNGPWFWGVALATTNFPDLARILTDLKLLYSAVGGLALSASVISDLCSWFLLLLVMAIVNNFQTISVGLTLLFIGLCIFIVRPLLSRIVDRIRDKVQDDGDYGQLECFVLAGVVLCGYITDACGSHSIVGSFILGAIMPRGEFSNNLKKKVGSFVPGILLPLYFCINGSRINYVDILSSVYPSEKKTGTDIYRVGGVIILAFAAKTLSTLVAGLVNKMSFRDSLALGVLMNTKGLLTLIILNTGREVKALNKQTFGVMVLAIWVMTFVVGPLLAIFYKSSARPFVQYKERNVVSVGSNNELRILACAHNSRNVPGIINLLEASNPTNKSPLHVLAVHLVELTGHTSAMLVVHDACKTNDVYSPDNSSPSNAFEAYAQQRECVTMQTLTAVSQYSTMHQDICNLAEENRVAIIIIPFHNKSTTLVGGVAPDANNSHLKSLNNNLIANARCSVGVFVDRGLGASNDSYRRCCYSMLFFGGVDDREALAYAGRMAGHPRTSLTVISFNIMSKNASNLCSEDDHGDDDDEDDDDEDGTGGILKAMASTGREKKLDELYLDEFRLMSMNDASVKLLEKSVTRWEQILSLISSMEGEYDMYIVGRRHGNVSEVTTTLLDGIDSNDLGFLGDALVSSNLTASTSVLVVQQGRLLDYYS